The Streptomyces sp. NBC_00440 genome contains a region encoding:
- the sucC gene encoding ADP-forming succinate--CoA ligase subunit beta: MDLFEYQARDLFAKHGVPVLAGEVIDTPEAARKATESMGGKSVVKAQVKVGGRGKAGGVKLAATPDEAVARATDILGMDIKGHTVHKVMIAELSPEIEAEYYVSYLLDRTNRTFLAMASVQGGMEIEEVAEKTPEALAKVPVNAVDGVDIVKAREIVAQAKFPADVAEGVAEAMVTLWDTFVAEDALLVEVNPLVKTKDGRILALDGKVSLDENADFRQPDHEALEDKAAANPLEAAAKAKNLNYVKLDGEVGIIGNGAGLVMSTLDVVAYAGEKHSNVKPANFLDIGGGASAEVMANGLEIILGDPDVKSVFVNVFGGITACDEVANGIVQALELLKSKGEAVTKPLVVRLDGNNAELGRKILSDANHPLVQRVDTMDGAADKAAELAAAK, from the coding sequence GTGGACCTGTTCGAGTACCAGGCGAGGGACCTCTTCGCCAAGCACGGTGTACCGGTGCTGGCCGGTGAAGTCATCGACACGCCTGAGGCGGCGCGCAAGGCCACTGAGAGCATGGGCGGCAAGTCCGTCGTCAAGGCTCAGGTGAAGGTCGGCGGCCGTGGCAAGGCCGGCGGCGTGAAGCTGGCCGCGACCCCGGACGAGGCGGTCGCTCGCGCGACGGACATCCTCGGTATGGACATCAAGGGCCACACGGTCCACAAGGTGATGATCGCCGAGCTGTCGCCGGAGATCGAGGCGGAGTACTACGTCTCGTACCTCCTCGACCGCACCAACCGCACCTTCCTGGCCATGGCCTCGGTGCAGGGCGGCATGGAGATCGAGGAGGTCGCGGAGAAGACCCCCGAGGCTCTCGCGAAGGTCCCGGTCAACGCCGTCGACGGCGTTGACATCGTCAAGGCCCGCGAGATCGTGGCCCAGGCGAAGTTCCCGGCCGACGTGGCCGAGGGTGTCGCCGAGGCCATGGTGACCCTGTGGGACACCTTCGTCGCCGAGGACGCCCTCCTCGTCGAGGTCAACCCGCTGGTGAAGACCAAGGACGGCCGGATCCTGGCCCTGGACGGCAAGGTCTCGCTCGACGAGAACGCCGACTTCCGTCAGCCCGACCACGAGGCTCTTGAGGACAAGGCAGCAGCCAACCCGCTCGAGGCTGCTGCCAAGGCCAAGAACCTCAACTACGTCAAGCTCGACGGCGAGGTCGGCATCATCGGCAACGGTGCGGGGCTCGTCATGAGCACCCTCGACGTCGTCGCGTACGCCGGTGAGAAGCACAGCAACGTGAAGCCCGCCAACTTCCTCGACATCGGTGGCGGCGCCTCCGCCGAGGTCATGGCGAACGGCCTGGAGATCATCCTCGGCGACCCGGACGTCAAGTCCGTGTTCGTCAACGTCTTCGGCGGCATCACCGCGTGCGACGAGGTCGCCAACGGCATCGTCCAGGCGCTTGAGCTCCTCAAGTCGAAGGGCGAAGCGGTCACCAAGCCGCTGGTCGTCCGCCTCGACGGCAACAACGCGGAGCTGGGTCGCAAGATCCTGTCGGACGCCAACCACCCGCTCGTGCAGCGTGTGGACACCATGGACGGCGCGGCCGACAAGGCCGCCGAGCTCGCGGCTGCGAAGTAA